In Flavobacterium gelatinilyticum, a genomic segment contains:
- a CDS encoding DUF5713 family protein, with amino-acid sequence MKNIIILLVSLVFTSCLNKNHSSDGEVIAVKQNDLKNEKIRNYRILEEMYNDSYFPPQSVDKVRDVLLEFCFNIEKRKPKNLDQLYELSHTATEKINNLQDDFYRNGSELETGARESIAMDFDFICKSYGFKADVEELISNRDW; translated from the coding sequence ATGAAAAACATTATAATTTTATTAGTCTCTTTGGTTTTTACGAGCTGTCTAAATAAAAATCATTCTTCAGATGGGGAAGTTATTGCTGTTAAACAAAATGATCTGAAAAATGAGAAGATTAGAAATTATAGGATTTTAGAAGAAATGTACAACGATTCTTATTTTCCTCCACAATCTGTTGACAAGGTCAGAGATGTCTTATTGGAATTTTGTTTCAATATTGAGAAAAGAAAGCCTAAGAATCTTGATCAATTATATGAATTGTCTCATACTGCTACTGAGAAAATTAATAACCTGCAAGATGATTTCTATAGAAACGGGAGCGAACTTGAAACAGGGGCTAGAGAATCAATCGCGATGGATTTTGATTTTATTTGCAAATCATATGGTTTCAAGGCAGATGTCGAAGAGCTTATTTCAAATAGAGATTGGTAA
- a CDS encoding helix-turn-helix domain-containing protein → MSTLTKPNHMGRKISRIRELKDMKQEALAQAMGTNQQAVSILENSETIDDEKLKEVAKALGVSVEAIKNFSDEGVINYFNTYYDTKDSTFNSGSHSGNYCTFHPLDKLMESVEENKKLYERLLKAEQDKVEYLEKLLKAK, encoded by the coding sequence ATGAGCACACTAACAAAACCAAATCACATGGGGCGTAAGATCAGCCGTATCCGTGAACTGAAAGACATGAAGCAGGAAGCATTGGCGCAGGCTATGGGAACAAACCAGCAGGCTGTTTCTATTTTGGAAAACAGCGAAACCATTGATGATGAAAAATTAAAAGAAGTGGCAAAAGCCTTAGGAGTAAGCGTGGAAGCAATTAAAAACTTTTCTGACGAAGGCGTGATTAATTATTTTAACACCTATTATGATACTAAGGATAGTACATTTAATTCAGGGAGTCATTCAGGTAATTATTGTACTTTCCATCCATTGGATAAACTAATGGAATCCGTAGAAGAGAACAAAAAACTCTACGAAAGATTATTGAAAGCTGAACAAGACAAAGTTGAATATTTGGAAAAATTACTAAAAGCTAAATAA
- a CDS encoding recombinase family protein, producing the protein MKKTADLYVRVSTDEQAEKGYSQRNQEEMLRKYCEINSIAVRDIIYEDHSAKTFNRPRWKLYLATIKKYKNKTDLILFTKWDRFSRNAGDAYQMINTLRKLGVEPQAIEQPLDLSIPENKMMLAFYLAAPEVENDRRALNTFHGMRRARKEGRYMGLVPSGYINKITEDGKKYITFDQPEASILKWCFEEIAKDVFNTEQIFLQAKSKGLKTSKNNFWRQIRNPIYCGKILIPKYKDEEAKYVMGSHEPLISEALFYLVQDVLDGRRKNFRAKSVTSEPFPLRGLFKCPLCDKILTASISKGRNSHYSYYHYYKGCNYRIRSCEVNRIFYDQLRKYIPKPETEKIYITAVKEYFNDFNKEAVAEKNRVISQLKEFEQKISCIRDLLASRKIDVKDYSEMKTNYDGKIHRLEVKLADLSQENISVSDLLKTGIKNLMKLNECCSEADLTHFRNIIGSIYPEKFTIDEKQFRTARINEVVQIVYLINKELDPKNNGAKKKKSSLPRQVTAEGFEPPTLRAEI; encoded by the coding sequence ATGAAAAAGACAGCAGATTTATATGTGAGAGTGAGTACAGACGAGCAGGCGGAAAAAGGCTACTCTCAAAGAAATCAAGAGGAAATGCTAAGAAAGTACTGTGAGATTAATTCTATTGCGGTAAGAGATATTATTTATGAAGATCATTCTGCAAAAACATTTAACAGACCCAGATGGAAACTTTATCTGGCAACAATTAAAAAATACAAAAACAAAACCGATTTGATTCTGTTTACCAAATGGGACAGATTTAGCAGAAATGCAGGTGATGCATACCAGATGATTAACACACTTAGAAAACTGGGTGTCGAGCCTCAGGCAATAGAACAGCCTTTGGATTTGTCTATTCCAGAAAATAAAATGATGCTTGCTTTTTATTTGGCAGCTCCAGAAGTAGAAAATGATAGACGTGCATTAAACACTTTTCATGGTATGAGAAGAGCAAGAAAAGAGGGTCGATACATGGGGCTTGTCCCTTCTGGCTATATAAACAAAATTACTGAAGATGGTAAGAAGTATATAACTTTTGACCAGCCTGAAGCATCTATCTTAAAATGGTGTTTTGAAGAAATTGCAAAAGATGTTTTTAATACGGAACAGATTTTTCTTCAGGCAAAAAGCAAAGGACTTAAGACAAGCAAAAATAATTTCTGGAGACAGATCCGCAATCCTATTTATTGCGGAAAAATATTAATTCCCAAATACAAAGATGAGGAAGCAAAATATGTAATGGGATCACATGAGCCGTTAATTTCTGAAGCGTTGTTTTACCTTGTTCAAGATGTTTTAGATGGACGAAGAAAGAATTTTAGAGCTAAATCTGTAACCTCTGAACCGTTTCCGCTTCGTGGCTTATTTAAATGCCCTTTATGCGATAAAATTTTAACTGCAAGCATATCTAAAGGCAGAAACAGCCATTATTCATATTATCACTACTATAAAGGCTGTAATTACAGAATCAGATCATGTGAGGTTAACCGCATTTTCTATGATCAGCTGAGAAAGTATATTCCAAAACCTGAAACAGAAAAGATCTACATTACAGCTGTCAAAGAATACTTTAATGATTTCAACAAGGAGGCAGTAGCAGAAAAAAACAGAGTCATTTCTCAGCTGAAAGAATTTGAACAGAAGATTTCCTGCATTAGGGATTTACTGGCTTCAAGAAAGATCGATGTGAAAGATTACAGCGAAATGAAAACAAATTATGACGGCAAAATTCATCGACTTGAAGTTAAATTAGCGGATTTATCTCAGGAGAATATCAGCGTTTCGGATTTATTAAAAACAGGAATTAAAAATTTGATGAAACTCAATGAATGCTGTAGTGAAGCGGATTTAACTCATTTCCGAAACATTATCGGTTCAATATATCCCGAAAAATTCACAATTGACGAAAAGCAGTTTCGAACCGCAAGAATAAATGAAGTTGTTCAGATAGTTTATTTAATTAATAAGGAATTAGACCCAAAGAATAACGGGGCAAAGAAGAAAAAATCTTCTTTGCCCCGTCAAGTGACCGCGGAGGGGTTCGAACCCCCAACCCTCAGAGCCGAAATCTGA
- a CDS encoding reverse transcriptase domain-containing protein, with protein sequence MYTIEDIKLAYNKLRTYIYYDNTELLLRQKLVEFETDTKKDNNYVVWGISYPYNESEDELINIFKSDKQTVKSNLEIKFNRILQEINDYNEKSQFVKYLYASIDSSFFPKKIKPNENELNENFISNKKTDDKYSLEKITAFIDVPIEIHLFSVMWIIKNGYIFESQLMDVCKGNRLLLNKDKTALIQNSSLFKPYFSQYQQWRDESVSTAQELLKSNKNALFINLDIKDYYHSTRIDLDLYFPEDDNDSINTILRKVHLLYSLKLSKNYKLPKDFSKELDNKSILPIGLLSSYIIANHYLHDLDNIICKKYKPAYYGRYVDDILIVFAEPKDEINTKSRYKDYKFKFEKYEKQFLDLDVELGFKEKDLTTVEKYLLYNLSPLFKIVPAENNKRLIQIDKYHSLYCQPDKTLMYYFHADESDLVIDKLKQELNYKSSEFRDLPDDNENLGDFDKNAFYLNYTDSDGKIRTLKDYKENRYGLTVYLTNKILGAIKHKKNVDDDEISKLLKIFKGKNCIEFFKLWEKIFTFLMVNNKPKEYVDFYFHCVNEIHKIGKSEKVFFGTRVSYNRIQDSLIAYLDSAHEIVLSLHPNFINNDKKILKNFEYKSNLIESEYFYNEITRSKSIWVSRYRKTNMMRHHYVSIPLLNYTKESYEGKINLINYNFKIEKYTIDKYLIKNSPRPVKFWECSISQLFTNLKSTSSKISVGNLKTNIADWEVKGSKHFLDQAFKRFRLANRNHKSKDLFEDKINPYKNKFFEFSPSSSKEIITIKTDSNLINKLAKPKISVANTFVNEQNIIDALRNKPNVSKSRYQDLVDFLKSTRKNNSDIVIFPEFFIPIEILSSLVRYSEKNESLLISGLEHITVNNIAFNFVVTIMPINIDGYKDATLVFRLKNHYAPVEEDIIVGNHYLIPKPLYTRYHIFNWKNIYFSVFYCFELANIIHRSLIKNKIDLLIAVEYNKDVNYFSNLVESVSRDLHCYVAQVNSSHYGDTRISQPSETYRKDIVKLKGGENNVTVMGTIEIDKLREFQRKKYGLTKNDKTFKVLPPDFDPTYVTNRIKNK encoded by the coding sequence ATGTATACGATTGAAGATATTAAACTTGCTTATAATAAATTAAGAACATATATATATTATGACAATACAGAACTTTTATTAAGACAAAAATTAGTTGAATTTGAAACAGATACTAAAAAGGACAATAATTATGTTGTATGGGGAATATCATATCCCTATAACGAGTCTGAAGATGAATTGATAAATATTTTTAAAAGTGACAAACAAACAGTAAAATCAAATTTAGAGATAAAATTCAACCGTATTTTACAAGAAATTAATGATTATAATGAGAAAAGCCAATTTGTAAAATATCTTTATGCTTCAATTGATTCTTCTTTTTTTCCAAAAAAAATAAAACCAAATGAAAATGAATTAAATGAAAATTTTATTTCCAATAAAAAGACAGATGATAAATATTCCTTAGAAAAAATCACAGCATTTATAGATGTTCCTATTGAAATTCATCTTTTCTCTGTAATGTGGATAATTAAGAATGGATATATATTTGAATCCCAATTAATGGATGTCTGCAAAGGAAATAGGTTACTTCTAAATAAGGATAAAACCGCACTAATACAGAATTCATCACTATTTAAACCTTATTTTAGTCAATATCAACAGTGGAGAGATGAATCTGTATCAACTGCTCAAGAATTGCTAAAAAGTAATAAAAATGCATTATTTATAAATCTCGATATAAAGGACTATTATCATTCTACACGAATTGATCTAGATTTATACTTTCCAGAAGATGATAATGATAGTATTAATACAATTCTAAGAAAGGTTCATTTATTATATTCACTTAAATTATCAAAAAACTATAAACTTCCAAAGGATTTTTCTAAAGAACTAGATAATAAGTCAATCTTACCAATTGGATTACTATCCTCTTATATAATTGCTAACCATTATCTACATGATCTTGATAATATAATTTGCAAAAAATACAAACCGGCTTATTACGGTAGATATGTAGATGATATTCTAATCGTTTTTGCGGAGCCAAAAGATGAAATTAATACAAAATCGAGATACAAAGATTATAAATTTAAGTTCGAAAAGTATGAAAAGCAATTTTTAGATCTAGATGTTGAATTAGGTTTTAAAGAAAAAGATTTAACAACAGTCGAAAAATATTTGTTGTATAATTTAAGTCCACTCTTTAAAATTGTACCTGCAGAAAATAATAAAAGACTGATTCAAATCGACAAATATCATTCTTTATATTGTCAACCTGACAAAACTTTGATGTATTATTTTCATGCTGACGAATCTGATTTAGTAATTGACAAACTAAAACAGGAGTTAAATTATAAATCAAGTGAATTCAGAGATTTGCCTGATGATAATGAAAATTTGGGAGATTTTGATAAAAATGCCTTTTATTTAAATTACACTGACTCAGATGGCAAAATTAGGACACTAAAAGATTATAAAGAAAACAGGTATGGTCTAACCGTATATCTTACAAATAAAATTTTAGGAGCTATCAAGCATAAAAAGAATGTCGATGATGATGAAATAAGCAAGTTGCTAAAAATTTTTAAAGGAAAAAATTGTATTGAATTTTTTAAGCTTTGGGAAAAAATTTTCACATTCTTAATGGTTAATAATAAACCTAAAGAATATGTGGATTTTTATTTTCATTGCGTAAATGAAATTCACAAAATTGGAAAAAGTGAAAAAGTATTTTTTGGCACGAGAGTATCCTACAATAGAATTCAGGATTCCTTAATTGCATATTTAGATAGTGCCCATGAGATTGTACTTTCTTTACATCCAAATTTTATAAATAATGACAAAAAAATTCTTAAAAATTTTGAATATAAAAGCAATTTAATTGAAAGCGAGTATTTCTATAATGAAATTACGCGTAGCAAATCAATATGGGTATCTAGATATAGAAAGACAAATATGATGCGACATCATTACGTTTCTATTCCCTTGTTAAACTACACAAAAGAAAGTTATGAAGGAAAAATTAATTTAATTAATTATAATTTTAAAATTGAAAAGTATACGATTGATAAATATTTAATCAAGAATTCTCCACGTCCAGTGAAATTTTGGGAATGCAGTATTTCACAATTATTTACCAATTTAAAAAGTACAAGTTCCAAAATATCAGTTGGAAATCTTAAAACTAATATTGCCGACTGGGAGGTAAAAGGGTCAAAACATTTTCTAGATCAAGCTTTTAAAAGATTTAGATTAGCAAATCGCAATCATAAATCAAAAGACTTATTTGAGGATAAAATAAATCCTTACAAAAATAAATTCTTTGAATTTTCTCCATCTTCATCAAAAGAAATTATAACTATAAAAACTGATTCGAATTTAATTAATAAACTAGCAAAACCAAAAATTTCTGTTGCTAATACATTTGTCAATGAACAAAATATAATTGATGCTTTACGGAATAAACCTAATGTATCTAAAAGTAGGTACCAAGACTTAGTGGATTTTCTCAAATCAACAAGAAAAAATAATTCCGATATAGTTATTTTTCCAGAATTTTTTATTCCTATTGAAATTCTTTCAAGTTTAGTTAGATATTCAGAGAAAAATGAATCGCTTTTAATTTCAGGATTAGAGCATATAACAGTAAATAATATTGCTTTTAATTTTGTAGTAACTATTATGCCTATTAATATTGATGGTTATAAGGATGCTACTTTGGTATTTCGTTTAAAAAATCATTATGCACCTGTAGAAGAGGATATTATTGTGGGTAATCACTATTTAATACCGAAACCTTTATATACAAGATATCATATATTTAACTGGAAAAATATTTATTTTAGTGTTTTCTATTGCTTTGAACTTGCAAATATCATACATAGAAGTTTAATAAAAAATAAGATAGATTTATTAATCGCAGTTGAATACAATAAGGATGTAAATTATTTTTCAAATTTAGTAGAATCAGTCTCAAGAGATTTACATTGTTATGTAGCACAGGTTAATTCAAGTCACTATGGAGACACCAGAATTTCTCAACCTTCAGAAACTTATAGAAAGGATATTGTAAAATTAAAAGGTGGAGAAAATAATGTAACAGTAATGGGTACAATTGAGATTGATAAATTAAGAGAATTTCAAAGAAAGAAATATGGGTTAACAAAAAATGATAAAACTTTTAAAGTTTTACCTCCCGATTTTGATCCTACATATGTTACTAACAGAATTAAAAATAAATAA
- the ftsZ gene encoding cell division protein FtsZ, producing MMSNSEFGSISFDLPKNQSNVIKVIGVGGGGSNAINHMFKQGIKGVDFIVCNTDSQALQNSSVPNKIQLGVNLTEGLGAGANPDVGQQSAIESIADIEKMLDRGTKMVFITAGMGGGTGTGAAPVIAQLAKEREILTVGIVTIPFQFEGKVRQEQALLGIEKLRKQVDSLIVINNNKLREVYGNLGFKAGFSKADEVLATASRGIAEVITHHYTQNIDLRDAKTVLANSGTAIMGSAVAEGENRAKDAIVSALDSPLLNDNKITGAKNVLLLIVSGSNEITLDEIGEINDHIQAEAGYNANIIMGVGEDETLGEAIAVTIIATGFDVEQQNEIVNTEPKKIIHTLEDEQRSVHNLTNRTLTSFDVNAETPAAKQEERIVFDLMEDTVAPVAQTPVTQASTPTINQEELVVMSEFIKNLDVTFEIVSPITDIDFKISTPAAETFQQEVKPVQQQRTFEREEQQQTFSFDLPLFRSEPEVKKEPAAEQQQDNKIVFELTNETKNIKVNDPVSFVPVTELSDKGIIKYSLEEYMEVENDLMASKPVEKVVEDTIPEELNITLKSRADFASQPDFSTTSEVSPMELTIEETLRLRAEERRKKLKEFNYKFHNNVSRIDELEKEPAYKRLGIDLSNSQSNNGSSRISVGTDSNNDLQLRSNNSFLHDNVD from the coding sequence ATGATGAGCAACTCAGAATTTGGAAGTATTTCATTTGATTTACCAAAAAACCAATCAAATGTAATCAAAGTAATAGGTGTAGGTGGAGGTGGAAGCAATGCTATTAACCACATGTTTAAACAAGGTATTAAAGGTGTTGATTTTATAGTTTGTAATACCGATTCGCAAGCACTGCAGAACAGTTCGGTGCCTAACAAAATTCAGTTAGGAGTAAATTTAACAGAAGGTCTGGGAGCAGGAGCAAATCCTGATGTAGGACAACAGTCTGCTATTGAGAGTATTGCTGACATCGAAAAAATGTTAGACCGCGGTACCAAAATGGTATTTATTACTGCTGGTATGGGTGGTGGTACAGGTACAGGTGCTGCTCCGGTAATTGCTCAATTGGCAAAAGAAAGAGAAATCCTTACGGTGGGTATCGTGACAATTCCGTTTCAGTTTGAAGGGAAAGTACGTCAGGAGCAGGCGCTTTTAGGGATCGAAAAACTGCGTAAACAAGTTGACTCTTTAATTGTTATCAACAACAATAAATTAAGAGAAGTTTACGGAAACCTTGGTTTCAAAGCAGGATTCTCTAAAGCTGATGAAGTTTTGGCAACAGCCTCAAGAGGTATTGCCGAAGTAATTACGCACCACTATACCCAAAATATCGATTTACGTGATGCCAAAACTGTTTTGGCAAACAGCGGAACAGCTATTATGGGATCTGCTGTGGCAGAAGGAGAAAACAGAGCAAAAGATGCTATCGTATCTGCACTGGATTCACCTTTATTAAATGACAATAAAATAACAGGAGCCAAAAACGTATTGTTGCTTATCGTTTCTGGGTCTAACGAAATAACGCTTGACGAAATCGGGGAAATCAACGATCACATCCAGGCAGAAGCAGGTTACAATGCTAATATTATCATGGGAGTTGGTGAAGACGAAACTCTTGGTGAGGCTATTGCCGTAACTATTATTGCTACTGGTTTTGATGTTGAACAACAAAACGAAATCGTAAATACGGAGCCTAAAAAAATCATTCACACGTTAGAAGATGAGCAGAGAAGCGTTCATAATTTAACAAACAGAACTCTTACTTCTTTTGATGTAAATGCTGAAACACCTGCAGCAAAACAAGAAGAAAGAATTGTATTTGATTTAATGGAAGATACGGTTGCTCCCGTAGCTCAAACTCCGGTAACACAAGCATCTACACCAACAATCAATCAGGAGGAATTGGTGGTAATGTCTGAGTTTATCAAGAATCTTGATGTAACTTTTGAAATCGTTTCGCCAATTACCGATATTGATTTTAAAATTTCGACTCCGGCAGCCGAAACTTTCCAGCAGGAAGTAAAACCTGTACAGCAGCAAAGAACTTTTGAAAGAGAAGAACAACAACAGACTTTTTCATTTGATCTGCCGCTTTTCAGATCTGAGCCAGAAGTTAAAAAAGAACCGGCTGCAGAACAACAGCAGGATAATAAAATTGTTTTCGAATTAACAAACGAAACTAAAAATATCAAAGTAAACGATCCGGTTTCATTTGTTCCGGTAACAGAGCTTTCTGATAAAGGAATTATTAAATATTCTCTGGAAGAATACATGGAAGTCGAAAACGACCTAATGGCATCTAAACCAGTTGAAAAAGTGGTTGAAGATACCATTCCGGAAGAATTGAATATTACGTTAAAATCAAGAGCTGATTTTGCAAGCCAGCCTGATTTTTCAACAACTTCGGAGGTTTCTCCAATGGAGTTGACAATTGAAGAAACACTGCGTTTACGTGCAGAGGAAAGAAGAAAGAAACTAAAAGAATTTAATTATAAATTTCACAATAACGTTTCAAGAATCGACGAGCTGGAAAAAGAACCGGCTTATAAAAGATTAGGAATCGATTTGTCGAATTCGCAGTCAAACAACGGAAGTTCCAGAATTTCTGTAGGGACAGACAGTAACAACGATTTACAGCTGCGTTCAAATAATTCATTTTTGCACGACAACGTAGATTAA
- the ftsA gene encoding cell division protein FtsA, producing MEKDNIAVGLDIGTTKIVAMIGKKNEYGKLEILGIGKSKSLGVARGVVNNITQTIQSIQQAILEAENNSGYKIKDVVVGIAGQHIRSIQHTDYISRNNPEEVIGEKDIQLLIDQVNKLAMLPGEEIIHVLPQEFKIDGQSEIKEPIGMYGGRLESSFHVVVGQASSIRNVGRCIQSSGIELSGLTLEPLASADAVLSQEEKEAGVALIDIGGGTTDLAIFKDGIIRHTAVIPFGGNVITDDIKEGCSIIEKQAELLKIKFGSAWPGENKDNEIVSIPGLRGREPKEISLKNLSKIIHARVVEIVEQVFAEIKAYGHEDPRKKLIAGIVLTGGGAQLKHIKQLVEYITGMDTRIGYPNEHLAGNSSEEISSPLFATAVGLVMNSIENSTQSAVRMELVNEQPKVVYKNVTPPVQRYEVEENYVERVEAVEEKTVETRTVKAGAESTETKIRRSFFDRYVDKIKDFLDNAE from the coding sequence ATGGAAAAAGATAATATTGCAGTAGGTCTAGATATTGGAACGACAAAGATAGTTGCCATGATAGGCAAGAAAAATGAGTATGGCAAACTGGAAATTTTGGGTATTGGCAAATCCAAAAGTCTGGGAGTTGCAAGAGGAGTTGTAAATAATATTACGCAGACTATTCAGTCAATTCAACAGGCGATACTTGAAGCAGAAAATAATTCAGGATATAAAATAAAAGATGTTGTTGTGGGTATTGCCGGACAACACATCAGAAGTATTCAGCATACAGATTACATCAGCCGTAACAATCCCGAAGAAGTAATTGGCGAAAAAGATATTCAGCTTTTAATCGATCAGGTAAATAAACTGGCAATGCTGCCGGGAGAAGAAATTATTCACGTACTGCCTCAGGAATTTAAAATCGACGGACAGTCTGAGATTAAAGAACCAATCGGAATGTATGGCGGAAGACTAGAATCCAGTTTTCACGTTGTAGTGGGACAGGCTTCATCTATCAGAAACGTAGGCAGATGTATTCAGAGTTCAGGAATTGAATTATCTGGATTAACATTAGAGCCATTAGCTTCTGCAGATGCGGTTTTGAGCCAGGAAGAAAAAGAGGCCGGTGTTGCGCTTATCGATATTGGGGGCGGGACAACCGATTTGGCTATTTTCAAAGACGGTATTATCCGTCATACAGCCGTAATCCCTTTTGGAGGAAATGTAATTACAGATGATATTAAAGAAGGCTGTTCGATTATCGAAAAACAAGCCGAACTTTTAAAAATAAAATTCGGATCAGCATGGCCGGGAGAAAATAAAGACAACGAGATTGTTTCTATTCCGGGGCTGAGAGGAAGAGAACCAAAAGAGATTTCATTAAAAAATCTTTCTAAAATTATCCACGCTCGTGTGGTGGAAATTGTAGAACAGGTTTTTGCAGAAATTAAAGCCTACGGACACGAAGATCCACGCAAGAAGTTAATTGCAGGAATTGTTCTTACAGGAGGCGGTGCGCAATTAAAGCATATTAAGCAGTTGGTTGAGTACATCACAGGAATGGATACCAGAATTGGATATCCAAACGAGCATCTGGCAGGAAATTCAAGCGAAGAAATTTCAAGTCCGTTATTTGCAACTGCTGTTGGTTTAGTAATGAACAGTATCGAAAACAGTACACAAAGTGCTGTAAGAATGGAGCTGGTTAACGAACAGCCAAAAGTGGTGTATAAAAACGTAACTCCGCCGGTACAGCGATACGAAGTAGAAGAAAACTACGTTGAAAGAGTAGAAGCTGTCGAGGAAAAAACTGTAGAAACAAGAACAGTGAAAGCTGGGGCAGAATCTACAGAAACAAAAATTAGAAGATCATTTTTTGACAGATATGTCGACAAAATCAAAGATTTTTTAGACAACGCTGAATAA
- a CDS encoding DUF6904 family protein: MIYIIPTKGGLGVEIWGTSEDLNNFYEVMSKFWNDENKLNKKGFKNRDYLISGFSYEIRKAKDGDRLKQDNSHFSFTQQTHYGAQISWVHFLFSLASLKFNMRYSETNKLDISQILLIEFWLEKAMKDYDEIGAKNLIGFIEDGLYGGNDYIYQFMRSINLDFFLLGGGKRAFRKLPELLKRGVFYTEEYKSYLTFLETDAKKLNCEISELEINDDDFDYENLKW, translated from the coding sequence ATGATATACATAATTCCAACAAAAGGAGGTTTAGGAGTAGAAATTTGGGGGACATCTGAAGATTTAAACAATTTTTATGAAGTTATGAGCAAGTTTTGGAATGATGAAAACAAATTAAACAAAAAAGGATTTAAGAATAGAGATTATTTAATTAGTGGGTTTTCTTATGAAATTCGTAAGGCAAAGGACGGAGATAGATTAAAACAAGACAACAGCCATTTTTCATTTACTCAACAAACTCATTATGGTGCTCAAATATCTTGGGTTCATTTTTTATTTTCACTTGCTTCATTGAAATTTAACATGAGATATAGTGAAACTAATAAACTTGATATTTCACAAATTCTTTTAATTGAATTTTGGCTCGAAAAAGCAATGAAGGACTATGATGAAATTGGAGCTAAGAATTTAATTGGCTTTATAGAAGATGGGCTTTATGGAGGTAATGATTACATATATCAATTTATGAGAAGCATTAATCTTGATTTTTTCCTTTTAGGAGGTGGAAAGCGAGCTTTCAGAAAGCTGCCTGAATTACTAAAAAGAGGTGTGTTTTATACAGAGGAATATAAAAGTTATCTAACGTTTTTAGAAACAGACGCTAAGAAGCTAAACTGTGAAATATCTGAACTTGAAATAAATGATGATGATTTTGACTATGAAAATTTGAAATGGTAA
- a CDS encoding GatB/YqeY domain-containing protein translates to MSLQAKIMDEIKTAMKAKDTVALEALRAVKSELLLASTASGSKEDLKEDEEIKLLQRLVKTRKESARIFTEQNRPDLAEPELAQVAVIEKFLPAQLSEAEVEAVIAKIIAETGASGIASMGKVMGLASAQLGGTAEGKTISTIVKKLLS, encoded by the coding sequence ATGAGTTTACAAGCAAAAATCATGGACGAAATCAAAACGGCCATGAAAGCAAAAGATACAGTGGCATTAGAAGCATTACGAGCAGTTAAATCTGAACTATTATTAGCTTCAACAGCTTCGGGATCTAAAGAAGATTTAAAAGAAGACGAAGAAATTAAATTACTTCAGAGACTGGTTAAAACCCGTAAAGAAAGCGCAAGAATCTTTACAGAACAAAACCGTCCTGACTTAGCTGAACCAGAATTGGCTCAGGTAGCTGTAATCGAGAAGTTTTTACCGGCTCAGTTAAGCGAAGCGGAAGTAGAAGCTGTAATCGCAAAAATCATTGCTGAAACCGGAGCATCAGGAATTGCTTCAATGGGTAAAGTGATGGGATTAGCATCTGCTCAATTAGGCGGAACTGCTGAAGGAAAAACTATTTCTACTATCGTGAAGAAATTACTTTCGTAA